Below is a window of Lacibacter sp. H407 DNA.
TCACCCATGTGTTGGCATCGTTTGGTTCAAACACAAATGGCTCAGTTGATTTTTTACAGCTTTCTTCCACCATGTTAAAGAAGCGACGGACACTGATGTATCGCCATTCATTATCGTTCCCCATTAATGTTCTTGCACCCCACACCAACGTTCCTTTTCCTGTAAATGAACGGATGGCATTGATGGATTTACCCGCCACTGCATCTACATTCAGATTCGACTGTTCATCGGCACTGATCTGCACCGATGGGCCCGACACAGAATTCAAACTTTCATTGGCAGGTGCTTTCCAAACACCTCTTGCATTATCAACACGTGCATACACACCTGCTATCGCCCCACTTGGAGGAAGTTTATTCCACTCTTTTTTTATGTTGGAAACAATATTGCTGATAACGGGATGACGTTCATACAATGCATCCTGCGATGCTTTCTTATACGCTTTAGCTGCATTTAAAACTGTATCGGCAAACGAAGAAATTTTATCGAATGCAATTTGCAGATCAATCGCAATGAGACGGCCAATTGCCGGATGATTGGCTGCTGTTGCAGAATCACCATAGTCTTTTGGTGTGCCGGGCAATACAATTGTTGCAACGGCTCCACCTAACCACGCTTCAATAACAGCCGGATAAAGATCATTCACTGCAGCAGCATTGTTTGCTAAACCTGACAATGCTCTTGTATCTTCATTCCGGTCAATGAGGATAAACGCTTTTGCAGCACCACGCCACAATGACTCTGAGGTTGCATATGAATTCACATCACTACGTAATGCAGATGGATTATTTAATGTGGTATTCAGTTTTTGAAACTCAAGCAGCGATAACCTGCAGAAATTTAAGAGGATCACCATCTTTGCTTTTGCATCTGCAGAATTTGCAGCTGCATCAACTGCTGCTTTCAGTTCTCTGAATTTATCTTTCAAAGAAGGAGCTGCCGTTGCTGCTACATTCAGGTTTCCGTTGGCGGCATCAGCTTTTTTGATTGCAGTGAGTACATCCTGCACTTTACCAATTTCTCCAAACGAAGCGTTTGTTTCTGCAACCAATTTATTTAAGTCGGGATCAGATGAAAGCGTACCGAGATCTATTGCGCCACCACCGCTTGAAGGAGTAACATTTCCTTTAAATGAAGTAAACTCTACATCACGTGGGTAAGTAGCATATACCCAAGGTGTATAAGCAGCCGCATATTTGAGATTGTTAATACCAATATTATTTCTGAAATTATTCACAGCTTCTTTTTGTCCTCCGCTGATATTTTCTTTCAAATCAAACAGTCCAACTCTATCCTGCAATTTTGCACATTGCTCCAATACCATTTGCTGTAATGAATAAAAGCCCGCATCGTCACTACCTCCTGTAACCATGTTACATGCATCCGGGAAAAGAATGATGGTTGGTTCATCCACTTTTTCCAATGCTTTTACACCACCTCTGAAACCCGTGCCGGCAATTTCATCACCCGCAGTTGGTGCCACTCCATGTTTACCTACTGAAACAATGTAACAATCGCCACCACCATTATCAAAAAACAAACGCATGCTGTCGTACATAAAATAACGTTGTGTGTTTGCCATTGCTACTTCTGTAACAGCATGGTTATTTGCTGTATCCACTTTTACGTTGATGGTGGAAGGATTGATATCGCCTCCATAGTATTGCACGAATTCAATCAGTGAATTGATCCGCACAGGTTTACCGGTAAGACCTTCTCCATTTTTTTCGGCCTTCTCTGTATACCCGATAAAAGCCGGGATTGCCGTTTCTACCTGTGCAACCGAAGGCGGTAGCTTCGGAATTTCTTCTACATAAACACCAGGAGTTTTGTACGTTGTTGCCATGATGATTCAGTTTAATGATGAATGATTTAATAGTTTAAGTATATGTTACAATAATAATCTGTCCCTTTGCGGCTGAGCATTCCGGATGCATGTACATCAGGATTGGGTGCCAACGGTGGTTCAGAACTTACCGGTTGAAAAAGTGTTAATTTAAATTCATGTGGTTTTTCTGTAAGGGGTATGGGCTGTGCCGAAGTAAAAAAATCGGCAGGGTTTGCATTACCTGTAAATGAATACTTGGGATTGCCATCAATTACCTGAACTCCTTTTTTGGGTGTGAGATAGGTCCAGTAAGCCAGACGGTTTGCAAAACGAATTGTGTAATTCAACCAAATGTTTTTTCCATTGATGAACTGATCTTTGAGCAATCCACCAGCATCAAAAAAAGCAAA
It encodes the following:
- a CDS encoding phage tail sheath family protein, producing the protein MATTYKTPGVYVEEIPKLPPSVAQVETAIPAFIGYTEKAEKNGEGLTGKPVRINSLIEFVQYYGGDINPSTINVKVDTANNHAVTEVAMANTQRYFMYDSMRLFFDNGGGDCYIVSVGKHGVAPTAGDEIAGTGFRGGVKALEKVDEPTIILFPDACNMVTGGSDDAGFYSLQQMVLEQCAKLQDRVGLFDLKENISGGQKEAVNNFRNNIGINNLKYAAAYTPWVYATYPRDVEFTSFKGNVTPSSGGGAIDLGTLSSDPDLNKLVAETNASFGEIGKVQDVLTAIKKADAANGNLNVAATAAPSLKDKFRELKAAVDAAANSADAKAKMVILLNFCRLSLLEFQKLNTTLNNPSALRSDVNSYATSESLWRGAAKAFILIDRNEDTRALSGLANNAAAVNDLYPAVIEAWLGGAVATIVLPGTPKDYGDSATAANHPAIGRLIAIDLQIAFDKISSFADTVLNAAKAYKKASQDALYERHPVISNIVSNIKKEWNKLPPSGAIAGVYARVDNARGVWKAPANESLNSVSGPSVQISADEQSNLNVDAVAGKSINAIRSFTGKGTLVWGARTLMGNDNEWRYISVRRFFNMVEESCKKSTEPFVFEPNDANTWVKVQGMIENFLTVLWRQGALQGAKPEHAFYVAVGLGKTMTALDILEGRMIVEIGMAVVRPAEFIILQFSHKMAES